Below is a genomic region from Bacillus horti.
AACATCAAGACCTTCATCCTCTTTTAGAGCCTGTTCTAAGGACTCAAAATATGTGACAGAAACAGGATTAGTTGTTGTGTCATCCTTGTTAACGACTTTAATTGTTATTGTTCCTTCTGTTTGAGTTTCTTCTTCTGGCATTGCTCCTTCATTGTCTTGAGAGCAAGCAGCTAAGCTAAAAATCAGCATTAAACCTGCTAAAATCAAAAGTAGCTTTTTCACATTAATTCCCCCTACATCTTTTAATGAATGGATAAAAAATGAATACAATCCATAAGCTTTACTTTGCATCAGATTTATATGGTCTTTCATTGATGCCTCATATAATTGCCTTACCTAGATCTTACCTATAGTAAGTGTTTAAGTCGTTGGCGATCTGCCAAAGCGAGGAGCCTTCTATGGAAGGGATACAAATGCCTTTAACAGGATCTAAAGATTCTCTCCAGGCTTCCGTGACCACATCAGCTCCTTGTAAAGCACCTGCAAGAGCTCCTACCATTGCTGGCATACTATCCGCCTGCTTTGGCAAAAGGGATGCTAGCTGAATTCCTTCCTCTAGTCTTCCCTTAGTTCCGCTAAAAATGGCATAAGCTACGGCCAGCGTTTCTGGAGCAATATTCGCATAGTTATAGATGGCATTCACCACTTGGTTATGCAACGCAGGAATCGCTGAAAATGGTGAATCCATCGAGCTTGCCATTATATCTTGAGCCTGCTTCACCTTTCTGCCAAGCCATGAATCCTCTGGCACATAACGCAAACCAGCCTGTACAACTTCTTGAGGCTCTGCTCCTGTCATAGCAACAGCTATACTTGCTGCCATTGCTTGGGCGGCAAAAACTCCATCCTCAGCATTCGTGATGGAAGCCATGCTTTTAGCGATTTCAGCTGCCTTTTCTGGCTGGCCCTGACAGATTAATCCGATAGGTACAGCTCTTGCTACTGCTCCATCATCATAGTGATGCGGATTGTCATTTCCTGAAGCGGGTGGAAGAATGCCATTAGTAATATTTTCAATGGAAGCGCGTTCACTTACACCACTCCAAATACGATCCCCATGCTCAACCACATACCTCTTCCAGCCATCAAGAAGGGCAGCGTTAGAAAATTCCCCTTTACAGTCCATTAGCATCTTCGCTGCAACAACAGTAAACTCAGTATCGTCTGTACCTGATAGCTCAAGAATGCTTTCTTCCATAGCATGTGTAAAAGGAAGAGACATCTTGTTGATCCGATGCTCATCTGTTAGCTTGGTAAAATTCCACAGTCTCCCTCTACGCTTTTTTGGAAGTACGACCGTGCGATGATACATAGCTGAAAAGCCAATAGAATCCCCCATAGCTAAACCTAATAGTGATCCGTATATGCGATCAATCGTTGACTTACTCATCAGAACCCCTCCTTACTAGAGCATCAGCAAATTGAGCTGAAATCTCCCGCACATCCATCCCTGCCGTTGCTTGAATACATACTCCACGAATAATGTTAATTCGATTTTGCCACTCTACTGGTACTGCTCTTGCTCCATGTAATGCTCCTGCCATAGCTCCATTCATGGCTGCAATCGTATCTGAGTCACGGCCGACATTTGTCCCACCTAACACAGCTGGAATGTAATCACCCTTTGCAGCAGCAAATACGCCATACGCTAGCGCTGTTGCTTCTGGAGCCATGTCTGCCCATGGATAATAAAAGATCGAAACTTTGTTGTAAAGCTCTTCAACGGCATCCTGAACATTGCTATATTTCAAGCCTATCTCTACAGCCGAATCAATTTTCCTATATGTCCAAGAATCCCTAGGGATAAAGTTCAGACCTGTTTGAATAACCTCTTCCCAAGCGCTTCCTGTCATGGCATAGGCCACACTCGCTGCAAGAGCTTGTCCACAATAGACGCCATCACGATCATGGCTAACTCTTGCCTCAATCTCAGCTAAGCGGACAGCCTCCTCTGGATCGCCAGCACTATAGATTCCAATAGGTGCGATCCGCATAGCTACACCGTCGCTCCACAGCTGATGATTGTCAGTCCCTGTATGCGGAGCCTTCAGTCCTTTTCGTAGATTATTAATGGCGCAAACCTCACTAAAGCCTCCTTTTTTGAAGCCTTTTTGATCAGCAAGTGTTTCAAACCACTCCTTGGTCATATGTTCATAGCTTAAATTCTTTCCATACTTCAAAATGATCTTAGCTGTAAGCATGGCATATTCTGTGTCATCCGTCCCTACTGGATCATCCGAAACAAAATTATCAATCCAACCAAACTGCTCCTTAATTTCGTACACACTCATACCCTCTGTTGGAGCTCCAAGTGCATCAGCCACAGAAAGACCGATTAAGCACCCATACGCCTTTTCATACCAATCCTCACGACTTAACATACATCCTCCCCCATTCACCAATGATGATTACAAAATTTTTCTACGTAAACTTTCAATACAACTCCTACTCTATTTCAACCCTTGTGTTAATCCTTAACCCCTCCTTCCAAAGCACCTTTGGCATAATACTTCAGAATAATAGGATAGAGCACAAGCAGCGGAACAATAGCAATCATAATGGTTCCTGCCTGTAATGATCCAAAATCAAGTGCTGCAATTTGATCATAGGACAGCAAATTCTGCGCTCCTAATAATGTCGTGTTATCCTGTTCAACAACAAACTGCCTCAATACAACCTGTAAAGGCCATTTGTTTTGATCATTTAGATAAATCGTTGCTCTGAAATATTCATTCCAGTGATACACCCCGTAAAACAAGCCCATCGTAGCCAAACCAGGCTTAGACAGTGGAATCATGATTCTCGTGTAAATTCTAAAATGTCCGGCCCCGTCAAGACGAGCCGCCTCCAAAATACTTTCAGGTACGTCCTCAAAGAAACGCATGAGGATAAAAAGATAAAAGATATTAATCGCCTTGTATAAAATTAAGGAAGAATACGTGTCTAGAAGGCCTAAATCTCTAACGAGCATGTACTCAGGAATCAAGCCAGGCTCAAACACCATAAGAGCGATGAAGAAAAACATAATCAGCTTTTTCCCAACAAATTGAGTACGTGCTAACACATAAGCAGCTAATGACGTTAACAATAAGTTCAAGAAGGTACCTACAAGAGTAATATACAGCGTGTTAAAGATACTTTTTATAATCAATGGATTAGAAAGCAAAAGCTGATAGTTAATCGTAGAGAAGCCTTTAGGTAATATAGATAATCCACTTAATTCACTCACTCTTAATGGATCTGTAAAGGATTGAGCCAGTAAATTTAACAATGGAATTAATACTGTAAGCGTAATCAGAAATAGCACAAAATAAAGGACACCTTGCTTCCAATCAAACTTTTTCACGTAGAATCACCTCCTCCATTACCATACACCCTTGCCTGTAAGGCGCTTCGAAATAAAATGTGTACCTAAAATCAAAATCAGACCAATGACTCCCTTAAACAAGCTAGCTGCTGTAGCAATGGAATACTGCCCACCGATTAATCCAATCCGATAGACATACGTATCTAAAATATCAATCACACTTATAACCGAGTTGTTCATCAGATTAAATACCTGATCAAAGCCTGCGTTCATAAAGAACCCTAAATTTAGGATAAAAACAGTGATTACAGTACTAGCTAAAGCAGGAAGTGTAATATATCTCATTTGCTGCCAAGCAGATGCTCCATCTATTCTTGCTGCCTCATAAAGCGAAGGACTAATTTTCATAATAGCTGCTAAATAGATAATAGAATCCCACCCAGCACTACGCCACATTTCTGAGAAAACAAGCACCCATCGAATATGCTCTTTGCTTGTCATAAAATCCATAGATGGAAGCTGAAAGAAGTTACGTATCACGTTAACCGCTCCATCGGGATGTAAAATAGAAATCCATATCCCTGCAATGACAACCCATGATAAAAAGTGAGGCAAATACACAACAGATTGCACATATTTCCGATAAGCACTGAACCTGATTTCATTAATAAGCAAAGACATAATGATCGGAACAGGGAAGAAAAAGATAATTTTCATCATACTGATAACAATCGTGTTCGTTAACACATTCGTAAACGCTGGCGAGCTAAAAAGAGTCACGAAGTGCTTCCAGCCAACCCATTCATTACTGCCTAGAATTCGATAATCCTGAAAAGCCAGCTTCATCCCTATTAGAGGCACGACATGAAAAATCGCAAAATACGTGATAGCTGGCAAAAGCATCGCATAGATAACCCAGTCTTTTCTAATTCGCGTTAAGGTGGCCTTTAGCTTCATGTTTCATCACCTCTTCCTTAGCTCTTTGCTCAACCTCTGCCCTTGTAGGCATTCCACTTTGAGCACCCCTTCTCATAACAGATAATCCTGCAGCAATGTTGGCAAACTGAATGCTGTCGTACAAGCTTTTACCTTCAGCAATCCCTACGGCAAAAGCCCCCGAAAATGTATCCCCTGCTCCAGTAGAATCTACAGGATCAACCTGTATGGGAGGCACCCATATCACATCCTGCCCATCAGAGTAACAAACACCTTTAGACCCACAAGTGACCACTAATTTATTTGGGTGCTTTATCAGAAACGACTGGAGCGCTTCTTCATTCAAGCTACTCTTGTCCGAACCCTGATCAGAATCTATCCCAAATATAATGGCGTATTCATATTCATTTGGAGTTAGATAGGTTGTTTTTTCAATTAAGTTTTCACTAAGCCTCTGAGCCGGTGCTGGATTCACAATGGTTGTTTTCCCTTTCTCATGAAGGATAGGAATGATATATTCCAACATCTCTAATGGAGTCTCAAGCTGAAAAACAATCACATCATAGGCCAACAGCTCATTAGCTACCTTTTTAATATAAGCTGTATCTGTGTACTCATTCGCTCCTGGAACGACAATAATTCGGTTTTCACTATGACAGACCTCAATAAATGCTACGCCTGACGGAGCTTTTGTTATTTCTTGTACGTGATCTATGTTGATATCGTGGTGGATGAGATTTTCCTTGGAACTGTAACCGGTTTCATCTTGGCCAAGCGAACCAAACATAAACACATCTGCACCTAGCCTTGAAGCAGCAACCGCTTGATTGGCTCCTTTCCCTCCATGGGAGAAGAAGTAGCCTTGACCCAAAACTGTTTCTCCGGCGTCTGGCAACACATTTGTCTCCACCACATAATCTAAATTTATGCTTCCTACTACTGCAATTTTTGGCATACAATCACCTATCCTATTTCAGCTTCGTTTCTCTCTATTCTATCCAGCTATTTTTCTATATTTTAAATTCAACTCTATACATGACTATTAATTTATGGAATCATCAGCTTCATTAATGGAGCATGCTGCTGTGCTCCATACACATCACGATCTCCAACAGTTCCAGAGGAAATATCTCTTGCCATTGTGACCTTGAATCCCAGCGCTTGATCGAAGAATATCAGATGGTGTACATCCTCTTTCTGTATGTTATAGAGCTCACAGATCCGTTCTACGGTTATGACACCTGAACGCTTCACTCGTTCATATTTTTCCTCCGAGTCAAACAAAACATCTAGGGTTAGCTCAAACGGACCAGAATTTTTACTTCGAAGCACCTTTGCTAGCTCAAACAATGATATTTCTGAGTTTGACATTTTGCCCTCCCCTTCCTATATAATGAAGATTATTTTATTCAGCATCATTTGCTTCTAGTTATCTCTTTTATAAGAATGTCAATTCTCTAAATATTCAATAGAGAATGGGTTCTCATCAATCTCCATTAAATGATATATAGAAAACTCGTAGACTGGTCCAAACTCAACATCACTTGGCGCAAAAGGAAAAGCTAGGTTTCCTGCCGTCGATTTACGTTCCTCGTAACCAAAATGTAAGAACGTAGAACGAACACTTGAACATATACTATTCGCTAGCTCCTGAGTATCCGCTATGACTTCAAACAAAACACCAATTTCATGTCCTGTAAAAGCCTCCTTCTCCTTCTCCCCTAACACAGCATTAATGCCATAATTATAGAAATTAATGTTATACTGATCCTTTGAAATTTCCTCGTAATAGTCTAGTACTTGCTCCTCTACTCTTCTTTCAATTTCCTCTATATTTTCAATTAATATTGGGTCTCTTACACCAGCAATAACGAACGTTCGGTAAGCAACCTTTCTGGCTCCTTCAAGCTTGACGAAATACTTCTCTGCTTGATGCAGCTTACTTTTGCTGACCTGAACAACACCTTCACCTAGCTCCTTAAACTCACTTTCACTTAAATCTAGAACTAGCCCTGGTCCATGTAAAAGATAGGGGTGTTCTTTTTCGTAAAAAGTATGTGCAGCCACACTAATAGCATTACATGATCTAGCAGGATTTAAAGATTGTACCGTAAAGCTATCGTCCTTAATCGTCCCCAAAATGCTATCCTTTGTTGTACCAGGCTCTGCACACAACGCCCCACATTCGAGAATTTTTCCAAGATGATACGCTAAACCCGGATCCATTCCATGATAAATTCCAATCGCTGCAAACGGAGAAGGATCATACGCTCTTCCACAAACTATAATATCTGCCTCATTCTTAAGGGCTTCAACTATAGGCTCATGCCCCATTTGAGCCACAATACTATTGGACTCTTGAATCAGCTCATCCGTTAACTCGTGAATGTTCGAAGTAAGTGGTGTAATTCTCCCCTCTTGGTTCGCTTTTATAATCGTCTCACTACTAAAGTCAGTCCAGATGACTGCAATTTTGGCTTTCAGGTTAGCCTCCTGTAAGATCTCTTTAATAATATCTAATGTCCACTCTACATGAGGCTTTGCTCCAGCCCCACCAGCTGAACCTATCACTACAGGAATGTTTCGAGCTACGCCGTGCTTAACGATATGCTCTAGATCCTTCTTTGCTGCCCTTTTGCTCACAATAGGGACACCAGCACCTAGCTTATGTGGTCCAGCATCCGTTGACCCTGCATCTACTACTATCCCATGAAGCTCATGCTCTAGACCATTCATGAAGGAGCTTAAGGGAAATCCATAGCCTAACATGCCACAGGGTGCAAGAATGTTAATTTCTTTACTCATGCTCCAAACCTCTTTTCTATCTTTTGTAAGCGGTATCATTTTAACTATAAAAATGAAGCTATTTGCAAGCCGAATAAAAAATGAAACAATGTGTAACCGGTTACATATATCTTATATAATACTCTACTTGTTTTTTTTAAACCTGTCAATAGAAAAATCGCTCTCCAACTTGGAGAGCGACAAGTGGTAACTAGAATTAAAAGAACCGACTCATATCAGGATACCCACTCGTATTCCAGGCACCGTCAACTAGAAGGCTTGCTCCAGAAACGTAACCTGCATCCTCACTGGCTAAAAACAAAGCTGGTCCTGCCATTTCTTCTGGTTGAGCCGCTCTCCTAAACGGAATACGTTCCATGTAAGCCTCATTAATTTCTTTGTTCTCCACTAATGAAGCGGTTAGAGGAGATTCAACTAACCCTGGAAGAATTGCGTTTAC
It encodes:
- a CDS encoding ADP-ribosylglycohydrolase family protein; the encoded protein is MSKSTIDRIYGSLLGLAMGDSIGFSAMYHRTVVLPKKRRGRLWNFTKLTDEHRINKMSLPFTHAMEESILELSGTDDTEFTVVAAKMLMDCKGEFSNAALLDGWKRYVVEHGDRIWSGVSERASIENITNGILPPASGNDNPHHYDDGAVARAVPIGLICQGQPEKAAEIAKSMASITNAEDGVFAAQAMAASIAVAMTGAEPQEVVQAGLRYVPEDSWLGRKVKQAQDIMASSMDSPFSAIPALHNQVVNAIYNYANIAPETLAVAYAIFSGTKGRLEEGIQLASLLPKQADSMPAMVGALAGALQGADVVTEAWRESLDPVKGICIPSIEGSSLWQIANDLNTYYR
- a CDS encoding ADP-ribosylglycohydrolase family protein, with protein sequence MLSREDWYEKAYGCLIGLSVADALGAPTEGMSVYEIKEQFGWIDNFVSDDPVGTDDTEYAMLTAKIILKYGKNLSYEHMTKEWFETLADQKGFKKGGFSEVCAINNLRKGLKAPHTGTDNHQLWSDGVAMRIAPIGIYSAGDPEEAVRLAEIEARVSHDRDGVYCGQALAASVAYAMTGSAWEEVIQTGLNFIPRDSWTYRKIDSAVEIGLKYSNVQDAVEELYNKVSIFYYPWADMAPEATALAYGVFAAAKGDYIPAVLGGTNVGRDSDTIAAMNGAMAGALHGARAVPVEWQNRINIIRGVCIQATAGMDVREISAQFADALVRRGSDE
- a CDS encoding carbohydrate ABC transporter permease; protein product: MKKFDWKQGVLYFVLFLITLTVLIPLLNLLAQSFTDPLRVSELSGLSILPKGFSTINYQLLLSNPLIIKSIFNTLYITLVGTFLNLLLTSLAAYVLARTQFVGKKLIMFFFIALMVFEPGLIPEYMLVRDLGLLDTYSSLILYKAINIFYLFILMRFFEDVPESILEAARLDGAGHFRIYTRIMIPLSKPGLATMGLFYGVYHWNEYFRATIYLNDQNKWPLQVVLRQFVVEQDNTTLLGAQNLLSYDQIAALDFGSLQAGTIMIAIVPLLVLYPIILKYYAKGALEGGVKD
- a CDS encoding ABC transporter permease, producing the protein MKLKATLTRIRKDWVIYAMLLPAITYFAIFHVVPLIGMKLAFQDYRILGSNEWVGWKHFVTLFSSPAFTNVLTNTIVISMMKIIFFFPVPIIMSLLINEIRFSAYRKYVQSVVYLPHFLSWVVIAGIWISILHPDGAVNVIRNFFQLPSMDFMTSKEHIRWVLVFSEMWRSAGWDSIIYLAAIMKISPSLYEAARIDGASAWQQMRYITLPALASTVITVFILNLGFFMNAGFDQVFNLMNNSVISVIDILDTYVYRIGLIGGQYSIATAASLFKGVIGLILILGTHFISKRLTGKGVW
- the rbsK gene encoding ribokinase, whose product is MPKIAVVGSINLDYVVETNVLPDAGETVLGQGYFFSHGGKGANQAVAASRLGADVFMFGSLGQDETGYSSKENLIHHDINIDHVQEITKAPSGVAFIEVCHSENRIIVVPGANEYTDTAYIKKVANELLAYDVIVFQLETPLEMLEYIIPILHEKGKTTIVNPAPAQRLSENLIEKTTYLTPNEYEYAIIFGIDSDQGSDKSSLNEEALQSFLIKHPNKLVVTCGSKGVCYSDGQDVIWVPPIQVDPVDSTGAGDTFSGAFAVGIAEGKSLYDSIQFANIAAGLSVMRRGAQSGMPTRAEVEQRAKEEVMKHEAKGHLNAN
- a CDS encoding DUF4387 domain-containing protein, translated to MSNSEISLFELAKVLRSKNSGPFELTLDVLFDSEEKYERVKRSGVITVERICELYNIQKEDVHHLIFFDQALGFKVTMARDISSGTVGDRDVYGAQQHAPLMKLMIP
- a CDS encoding acyclic terpene utilization AtuA family protein gives rise to the protein MSKEINILAPCGMLGYGFPLSSFMNGLEHELHGIVVDAGSTDAGPHKLGAGVPIVSKRAAKKDLEHIVKHGVARNIPVVIGSAGGAGAKPHVEWTLDIIKEILQEANLKAKIAVIWTDFSSETIIKANQEGRITPLTSNIHELTDELIQESNSIVAQMGHEPIVEALKNEADIIVCGRAYDPSPFAAIGIYHGMDPGLAYHLGKILECGALCAEPGTTKDSILGTIKDDSFTVQSLNPARSCNAISVAAHTFYEKEHPYLLHGPGLVLDLSESEFKELGEGVVQVSKSKLHQAEKYFVKLEGARKVAYRTFVIAGVRDPILIENIEEIERRVEEQVLDYYEEISKDQYNINFYNYGINAVLGEKEKEAFTGHEIGVLFEVIADTQELANSICSSVRSTFLHFGYEERKSTAGNLAFPFAPSDVEFGPVYEFSIYHLMEIDENPFSIEYLEN